From a single Carassius auratus strain Wakin chromosome 38, ASM336829v1, whole genome shotgun sequence genomic region:
- the col17a1b gene encoding LOW QUALITY PROTEIN: collagen alpha-1(XVII) chain (The sequence of the model RefSeq protein was modified relative to this genomic sequence to represent the inferred CDS: inserted 1 base in 1 codon), which yields MDDLREQRNYSGGSSGDRGIRETTMSTTRITSLPPRGFSASANKGMSSTSGSSGLEKNILTQNNSXSFFSSSSVGVSASGFGSGSREYLIEETTVSRLTGGATGVLESVSGSGTGSKVRSSSTDGMRRTQDSPLFVERKSKTTHSRRYDGSSSDSSSPEIKRKDYGSTRGRSQSRETEIRTRLQSASPSTRWTELDDVKKLLMGSRSASVSPTRSPSSSPLPIPRKASTLDTKISTKQVEQYDTTILDADLASYTWNSSTLPSTVSTGAAYGFHSNTNNMSTGATLVTSTSPSSLSVYGFHNNLAPESGVLTSSGVNTHSGYGVQKNYLTSPSSTLGSGTGISTAGYGVQKNYSSSPNSTLAVSTGVSTLGTGTRTLNENVSKRYLTLEKENIPVKRETEELILTKDSGKQFTNSTPNGTAGSYSDVSVKKETMMTSYSESAPVKSCSGTHYGSTSVSTKDKATYAEIRKAKVVDDDEGCNGGGGLCGCGPNCCSWWKWLLGFLLSLLLLLGLLFGLIALSEEVKNLKSRVSALEGISSSMTARTSRLSAPIDDSGINKQVGSKAAYFSSMDSAVYSDSSVLQRNVQQILREELQSEDMKVLLASSVKAERGPPGPKGDTGSPGTKGDNGSPGFPGPSGIPGHPGRDGQKGSAGERGPEGPPGFRGRDGQPGPRGDPGPAGAGEKGERGIPGPSGSPGLVGPPGPKGASGLHGEQGPQGFRGEPGPAGAKGDRGLTGPPGIKGDHGDRGENGLPGAPGAAGRQGPSGEKGAKGSEGPQGPDGEKGQRGEPGSIGLPGIRGPPGPPGDAGQPGTQGIQGPPGLPGNPGQPGAKGETGEAGRVINAAGFSSVAIPGPPGSPGPPGPPGSPGLSGPIGPAGIPGHSGPKGDKGDQGEPGIAVNTGETTRAERQYGAGQVSGPPGPPGPPGPPGRPGDSRPGLPGPPGEPGTPGYGRPGPKGDKGDPGNFVPNSGTFFAGPPGPPGPSGPKGSTGAQGPRGYQGEPGQPGIPGSPGRVISDYGVAQGPPGPPGPPGPPGRDGRKGDPGVPGMTTFQGESRVSGAVAVGPQGRPGPPGPPGPPGSPGHSAGSHSAADYRHYIMEYMQSDSMRQHLSGIQGPPGPPGPSVSVEDVASRVIAYIQRSGISGNSISQGPQGPPGPPGPPGSISAEYIISLLQREDVRRYVTGPPGPPGSPGITASTFSAREVANYAIRLMNEQGMTGRTGPPGPPGQPGQPGQPGASYSEITTLLQRSGLSGGIGRPGPPGPQGIQGPPGPPGTPGGSSAVSGYKLEDIQLYLQKSGFRGPPGLPGPPGPQGPPGDTRGLVSYSGSSAREQIRAELQDYLNSDTMRHYVHGPPGPPGPPGQKGERGETGHSYQSARRQYGYGSEISEPVDYSNVALKVTDYIKNQGILQDLTEGYWRTQAGRIQGPAGPPGPPGPPGYSRVIAAYGNVTADLMDFFRTHGTIPGPPGRPGPKGDRGYPGPKGEKGEMGSSGIPGLPGQRGSEGSRGEKGEKG from the exons ATGGATGATTTAAGAGAGCAAAGAAACTATTCAGGAGGAAGTTCAGGAGATAGAG GCATCAGGGAAACAACAATGTCTACTACTAGAATTACATCTTTACCTCCAC GTGGCTTCAGTGCATCCGCCAATAAGGGCATGTCAAGCACTTCTGGGTCTTCTGGCCTGGAGAAGAACATTTTGACTCAAAACAACA AGTCCTTTTTCTCATCCT CATCTGTTGGTGTGAGTGCAAGTGGGTTTGGTTCTGGATCAAGGGAATATCTGATAGAGGAGACAACTGTGAGCAGGTTGACAGGTGGTGCCACTGGAGTTTTGGAGAGTGTCTCTGGATCGGGAACAGGGTCGAAGGTGAGATCCAGTTCCACTGATGGCATGAGAAGAACGCAAGACTCCCCTTTGTTTGTGGAGAGGAAAAGCAAAACCACTCATTCACGTCGTTATGATG GAAGTTCAAGTGACAGCTCATCCCcagaaataaaaagaaaggacTACG GTTCAACTAGAGGAAGGAGTCAAAGCAGGG AGACAGAAATCAGGACCAGGCTTCAGAGTGCATCTCCCTCCACAAGAT GGACAGAGCTGGATGATGTGAAGAAGCTGTTAATGGGATCCCGATCGGCCAGCGTCAGCCCCACACGATCTCCCTCCTCCTCCCCTCTCCCCATACCTCGCAAGGCCAGCACCTTAGACACCAAGATCTCCACCAAGCAAG TCGAGCAATATGACACGACTATTCTTGACGCTGACCTGGCCTCATACACATGGAACAGCTCCACCCTGCCCTCTACAGTCTCCACTGGTGCTGCTTACGGCTTTCACAGCAACACCAACAACATGTCAACGGGAGCTACTCTTGTTACCAGCACATCACCATCCTCCTTATCAG TGTATGGCTTCCACAACAATTTGGCTCCTGAGAGTGGAGTTCTAACTTCCAGTGGAGTTAACACACACTCAG GATATGGAGTGCAGAAGAATTATTTGACAAGTCCCAGCAGCACTCTTGGTTCTGGCACAGGCATCTCCACCGCAG GATATGGAGTGCAGAAGAATTATTCCTCAAGTCCCAACAGCACTCTTGCTGTCAGCACAGGAGTCTCCACTTTAG gAACTGGTACAAGGACCCTTAATGAGAATGTGTCGAAGAGATACCTGACGCTGGAGAAAGAGAACATTCCAGTGAAGAGAGAAACCGAAGAACTTATCCTGACCAAAGACAGTGGCAAGCAGTTTACTAACAGCACCCCTAATGGGACAGCAG GCTCGTATTCAGATGTTTCAGTGAAGAAGGAAACTATGATGACCAGCTATTCTGAAAGTGCCCCTGTAAAGTCTTGCTCTGGCACACATT ATGGCTCTACATCAGTGTCAACAAAAGACAAAGCTACTTATGCAG AGATTCGTAAGGCCAaggttgttgatgatgatgagggCTGTAATGGTGGAGGGGGTCTTTGTGGATGTGGGCCAAACTGCTGTTCCTGGTGGAAGTGGCTTCTGGGCTTTTTGCTCAGCCTCCTGTTGCTCCTCGGCCTTCTGTTTGGACTCATTGCTTTAT CTGAGGAGGTAAAGAATCTGAAGTCTCGTGTCAGTGCTCTTGAGGGAATATCCTCCTCCATGACAGCTCGCACGAGTCGACTGTCCGCTCCTATTGATGACAGTGGCATAAATAAACAAGTTGGAAGTAAAGCGGCATATTTTAGTTCAATGGATTCTGCAGTTTATTCAGACAGTTCTGTACTGCAAAGAAATGTACAGCAAATACTGAGAGAAGAGCTGCAGTCTGAAGACATGAAAG TCTTACTTGCTTCTTCAGTTAAAGCTGAAAGAGGACCTCCAGGGCCTAAAG GTGACACTGGATCTCCAGGAACAAAGG GAGATAATGGTTCTCCAGGCTTCCCAG GTCCATCAGGAATCCCAGGACATCCAGGAAGAGATGGACAAAAAGGAAGTGCAG GTGAACGTGGTCCAGAAGGACCACCAGGTTTCAGAGGAAGAGATGGTCAGCCTGGACCCCGTGGAGATCCAGGTCCTGCAGGGGCCGGAGAAAAGGGTGAAAGGG GGATTCCTGGTCCTTCTGGATCTCCTGGTCTTGTTGGTCCACCTGGGCCTAAAG GTGCTAGTGGTTTACATG GTGAACAAGGCCCTCAAGGCTTCAGAGGTGAACCTGGCCCTGCCGGTGCTAAAG gTGATAGAGGACTTACTGGTCCACCTGGAATTAAAG GTGATCATGGTGATAGAGGGGAAAATGGATTGCCAG GTGCACCTGGTGCTGCAGGACGACAAGGGCCATCTGGTGAGAAAGGAGCTAAAGGATCAGAAG GGCCTCAAGGACCTGATGGTGAAAAGGGACAAAGAG GTGAGCCAGGCTCAATTGGCTTACCAGGAATCAGaggaccacctggaccacccggtGATGCTGGGCAACCAG GAACGCAAGGGATTCAAGGACCTCCAG GCCTACCTGGCAATCCTGGTCAGCCTGGAGCGAAAG GTGAGACTGGTGAGGCTGGAAGAGTGATCAATGCAG CAGGTTTTAGCTCAGTGGCAATCCCAGGACCACCTGGAAGCCCTGGTCCTCCTGGCCCACCTGGATCTCCAGGACTCTCAG GACCCATTGGGCCTGCTGGAATTCCTGGTCATTCTG GTCCTAAAGGTGATAAGGGAGATCAAGGAGAACCGGGTATTGCTGTTAACACTGGTGAGACAACGCGAGCAGAAA GACAGTATGGTGCTGGACAAGTTTCTGGACCACCTGGTCCTCCTGGTCCCCCAGGGCCTCCTGGACGTCCAG GTGATTCTCGACCAGGTCTTCCAGGACCACCTGGTGAACCAGGCACACCAG GATATGGCAGACCTGGTCCTAAAGGAGACAAGGGAGATCCAGGAAACTTTGTGCCTAATTCAG GAACATTTTTTGCGGGACCACCTGGGCCACCAGGACCTTCAGGGCCCAAGGGATCAACAG GTGCCCAAGGTCCAAGAGGATACCAAG GGGAACCAGGTCAACCTGGCATTCCAGGGAGCCCCGGTAGAGTTA TCTCTGATTATGGTGTAGCTCAAGGTCCACCTGGTCCCCCAGGACCTCCTGGACCACCTGGACGAGATGGCCGTAAAG GGGATCCTGGAGTACCAGGTATGACAACATTCCAAGGAGAATCAAGAG TATCAGGAGCAGTTGCAGTCGGGCCCCAAGGGCGGCCTGGTCCCCCAGGACCTCCTGGTCCACCCGGTTCTCCAGGTCATTCTGCTGGATCCCATTCTGCTGCAGATTATCGTCATTACATCATGGAGTATATGCAGA GTGACAGCATGAGGCAACATTTGTCTGGTATTCAGGGGCCACCAGGTCCACCTGGGCCTTCAGTGTCTGTAGAGGACGTGGCGTCTAGGGTTATCGCTTACATTCAGC GCTCTGGAATTAGCGGTAACAGTATTAGCCAAGGTCCTCAAGGACCTCCGGGACCTCCTGGCCCACCTGGAAGCATAAGTGCTGAATACATCATTTCCCTTTTACAGA GAGAAGATGTGAGGCGTTACGtgactggccctccaggaccaccGGGTTCACCTGGCATTACTGCTAGTACCTTTAGCGCACGGGAAGTGGCAAACTATGCCATCAGATTGATGAATG AGCAGGGGATGACAGGCAGAACTGGACCACCAGGTCCTCCCGGCCAACCTGGGCAGCCTGGCCAGCCGGGCGCTTCCTACAGTGAAATAACCACTCTGCTTCAGA GGTCAGGGCTTAGTGGAGGCATTGGACGTCCTGGGCCCCCTGGTCCTCAAGGTATACAGGGACCCCCTGGTCCTCCTGGTACCCCAGGAGGCTCCTCTGCAGTCTCTGGTTACAAATTAGAGGACATCCAGCTCTATCTACAGA AGTCTGGTTTTAGGGGACCTCCTGGCCTACCTGGGCCACCAGGACCCCAGGGTCCTCCAGGAGACACTAGGGGCCTTGTTTCATATTCAGGATCTTCTGCGCGAGAACAGATCCGTGCTGAGCTGCAGGACTACCTAAACA GTGACACTATGAGACACTACGTTCATGGTCCCCCTGGGCCTCCTGGACCGCCCGGTCAGAAGGGTGAACGTGGTGAAACTGGACACAGTTATCAGAGTGCCAGAAGACAATACGGCTATGGCTCTGAGATCAGTGAACCAGTGGACTACTCCAATGTTGCACTCAAAGTCACTGATTACATTAAGA ATCAAGGTATACTGCAGGACCTGACCGAGGGATACTGGAGAACACAAGCAGGAAGGATCCAAGGACCCGCTGGGCCTCCTGGTCCCCCCGGACCACCCGGGTACAGCCGTGTGATTGCTGCCTATGGAAATGTGACGGCTGACTTAATGGACTTCTTTAGAA CACATGGGACCATCCCAGGGCCTCCTGGCAGGCCAGGACCCAAAGGAGACAGAGGATACCCTGGTCCTAAAGGAGAAAAAG GGGAAATGGGGAGCTCAGGGATCCCCGGCCTTCCAGGACAAAGAGGGTCAGAGGGATCAAGGGGAGAAAAGGGTGAAAAAGGTTAG